From Primulina huaijiensis isolate GDHJ02 chromosome 15, ASM1229523v2, whole genome shotgun sequence, one genomic window encodes:
- the LOC140958807 gene encoding uncharacterized protein — protein MSMKKFRKGSKIVRYMKAPARILARARDLYVNSMMRCAGNVGQSSAIGCSAPQFSSLPRSFSVNSSYSTASEEDPKELIRVASTRSLSGKIESELLRVKRPSTLRVGGGVTVVPRSHTVAIGRIDEDKPCEFGVNEVDSVPRSRSYAGWWGRGKPW, from the coding sequence ATGAGCATGAAAAAATTTCGCAAAGGGAGCAAAATCGTGAGATACATGAAAGCTCCCGCCAGGATTCTGGCCCGGGCCCGAGATTTGTACGTCAACAGCATGATGCGCTGCGCTGGGAACGTGGGACAGAGCAGCGCCATTGGCTGCTCGGCCCCCCAATTCTCCAGCCTGCCCAGAAGCTTCAGCGTTAACTCATCGTATTCAACCGCCTCGGAAGAGGATCCGAAGGAGCTCATTCGGGTCGCCTCCACTCGCAGCCTCAGCGGGAAGATAGAGTCGGAGCTTCTCCGGGTGAAGAGGCCTTCGACGCTTCGCGTCGGCGGAGGCGTGACGGTTGTTCCCCGGAGCCACACGGTGGCTATTGGGAGGATCGACGAAGACAAGCCGTGTGAATTCGGGGTTAACGAGGTGGATTCTGTTCCGAGGAGTAGAAGTTACGCAGGTTGGTGGGGAAGAGGTAAACCGTGGTGA
- the LOC140959864 gene encoding heptahelical transmembrane protein 4, translating into MGKNQANFEEVKSGGELNENQRVISSPKEGKGTRLWKKVKYQLVEYHSLPGYLKDNEYILGHYRSEWPLRQVLLSVFTIHNETLNVWTHLIGFFLFLSLTIYTAMKIPAVVDIPTLQNLPSVLRKADLQKLRAELATCLPSLRHMRDWHVMEVLSNCLPERFSHVNHTDVCVLRSMKEDLANIIAPLMVRPITRWPFFAFLGGAMFCLLASSTCHLISCHSKRVSYIMLRLDYAGIAALISTSFYPPVYYSFMCYPLFCNLYMGFITLLGIGTILVSLLPVFQNPEYRKFRALLFLAMGLSGVAPILHKLILFWNHPVALHTTGYEILMGSLYGLGALVYATRVPERWMPGKFDIAGHSHQLFHVLVVAGAYTHYRAGLVYLRWRDLQGC; encoded by the exons ATGGGCAAGAATCAAGCAAATTTTGAAGAGGTGAAATCTGGTGGTGAATTAAATGAGAATCAAAGGGTTATTTCTTCACCCAAGGAAGGGAAAGGAACGAGATTGTGGAAGAAAGTGAAGTATCAATTGGTGGAGTACCACTCACTGCCTGGATATTTGAAGGACAATGAGTATATTCTTGGTCATTACAGGTCTGAATGGCCTTTGAGGCAGGTCTTGCTCAGTGTTTTTACTATTCACAATGAGACCCTTAATGTTTGGAC gCATTTGATAGGCTTCTTCTTGTTCCTCTCTCTGACCATTTATACAGCGATGAAGATTCCGGCTGTGGTAGACATTCCCACACTACAAAATTTGCCAAGCGTGCTGAGAAAAGCGGATCTCCAAAAATTGAGAGCAGAACTTGCAACTTGTCTTCCGTCTTTGCGACACATGCGTGACTGGCATGTTATGGAAGTACTCTCTAACTGTTTGCCTGAACGTTTTTCACACGTCAACCATACCGATGTTTGTGTTCTG cgTAGCATGAAGGAAGACCTGGCGAACATAATAGCACCATTGATGGTCCGTCCAATCACCCGGTGGCCGTTTTTTGCTTTCTTGGGTGGAGCCATGTTTTGCTTGTTGGCTAGCAGCACTTGCCACTTAATTTCTTGCCACTCCAAGCGTGTATCCTACATTATGCTTAGACTCGATTATGCAGGAATCGCTGCCCTCATTTCTACCTCGTTTTATCCTCCTGTCTACTACTCTTTTATGTGCTATCCACTCTTCTGCAATCTCTATATGGGATTCATTACCCTGCTAGGAATCGGTACAATCTTAGTCTCTCTCCTGCCAGTGTTTCAAAATCCCGAATACCGCAAGTTTCGAGCCTTGTTATTCCTTGCAATGGGCTTGTCTGGCGTGGCACCAATTCTGCACAAACTTATCTTATTTTGGAACCATCCTGTGGCGCTCCACACGACAGGATATGAAATCTTGATGGGGTCCCTTTATGGTCTTGGAGCTCTTGTTTATGCAACAAGAGTTCCAGAGAGATGGATGCCTGGAAAATTTGACATTGCTGGACATAGCCATCAGCTGTTTCATGTACTCGTCGTTGCAGGAGCTTACACACATTACCGTGCAGGGCTCGTATATCTCAGGTGGCGCGACTTGCAGGGAtgctga
- the LOC140958251 gene encoding mitochondrial outer membrane protein porin 2-like: MSKGPGLFSDFGKKAKDLLTKDYISDHKFSVSTYSESGVALTTSTVKKGGYTSGDVAAQYIYKNTSADVKVDTESNISVNLTVADIIPSSKTIANLKFPNYDSGKLEFQYFHPHASIASAVGLNQSPPIDFSVTLGTPTFALGVEAGYETSSKKLVKYTAGITVTQPESCLSIILDDKGDTIKTSCIRYLDQLKKGAAVAEFTRKLSANENTFTVGGSYALDHMTLVKMKLNNHGTLATVLQHEVMQKSVVIISSEFHTKALDNIPRFGVSLALRP; this comes from the exons ATGAGCAAAGGACCGGGTTTGTTCTCGGATTTCGGCAAGAAAGCCAAAG ATCTGCTGACCAAGGACTATATTTCGGATCACAAATTCTCTGTTTCCACGTACAGCGAATCCGGAGTG GCCCTCACAACATCCACTGTGAAAAAAGGAGGCTACACATCTGGTGATGTCGCAGCCCAGTACATATACAAGAATACCTCTGCAGATGTCAAAGTTGATACAGAATCGAAT ATCTCAGTAAATTTAACTGTTGCCGATATCATCCCCTCATCAAAGACTATTGCCAATCTGAAATTTCCGAATTATGATTCTGGCAAG CTGGAGTTTCAGTACTTCCACCCTCATGCATCTATTGCTTCTGCTGTGGGTCTTAACCAATCCCCTCCGATCGATTTTTCAGTCACCCTTGGTACTCCCACCTTTGCTTTGGGAGTTGAAGCTGGCTATGAGACCTCGTCTAAAAAACTAGTGAAGTATACTGCTGGCATTACTGTGACACAACCTGAATCCTGTTTGTCGATAATTTT GGATGACAAAGGGGACACCATAAAGACCTCGTGCATACGCTACTTAGATCAGTTGAAGAAGGGTGCTGCTGTGGCTGAGTTCACCCGAAAATTGTCGGCGAATGAGAACACTTTTACCGTGGGAGGATCTTACGCCCTTGACCACATGACACTCGTAAAAATGAAGCTCAACAATCATGGCACTCTAGCTACTGTTTTGCAGCACGAGGTTATGCAGAAATCAGTTGTGATTATATCCAGCGAGTTCCATACCAAAGCCTTGGATAACATTCCCAGATTTGGAGTGTCTCTTGCACTTAGGCCTTGA
- the LOC140958915 gene encoding casein kinase II subunit alpha-4, chloroplastic isoform X3, giving the protein MAQKIGKSIRRPGVPSKARVYPDVNVIRPKEYWDYESLTVQWGEQDDYEVARKVGRGKYSEVFEGVHATNNEKCVIKILKPVKKKKALDYCHSQGIMHRDVKPHNVMIDHEQRKLRLIDWGLAEFYHPGKEYNVRVASRYFKGPELLVDLQDYDYSLDLWSLGCMFAGMIFRKEPFFYGHDNYDQLVKIAKVLGTDELNAYLNKYRLELDPNLAALVGRHSRKPWTKFINSDNQHLAVPDAIDFVDKLLRYDHQERPTAKEAMAHPYFYPIRNAESSRSRAQ; this is encoded by the exons ATGGCTCAGAAGATAGGAAAATCTATTCGCCGGCCTGGGGTCCCATCCAAGGCGCGGGTTTACCCCGACGTCAATGTCATCCGCCCTAAGGAGTATTGGGATTACGAGTCCCTCACTGTTCAATGGGG GGAACAGGATGATTATGAGGTGGCGAGAAAGGTGGGGAGAGGGAAATATAGCGAGGTTTTTGAGGGTGTACATGCCACCAACAATGAGAAATGCGTTATCAAGATCCTTAAACCTGTCAAGAAgaaaaag GCCTTAGATTACTGCCACTCTCAAGGTATCATGCATCGTGATGTCAAGCCTCATAATGTCATGATAGATCATGAGCAGCGCAAACTTCGTCTTATAGATTGGGGACTAGCTGAATTCTATCATCCTGGGAAAGAGTATAATGTTCGTGTAGCTTCAAG GTATTTTAAGGGACCTGAGCTCCTCGTTGATTTGCAAGACTATGACTACTCCTTGGACTTATGGAGCCTTGGCTGTATGTTTGCAGGAATG ATATTTCGCAAGGAACCTTTCTTTTATGGGCACGACAATTATGATCAACTGGTCAAGATTGCGAAG GTGTTGGGGACAGATGAGTTGAATGCATATTTGAATAAGTACCGCTTGGAATTGGACCCGAATCTTGCTGCCCTTGTCGGAAG ACATAGCAGAAAGCCATGGACGAAGTTTATCAACTCTGATAATCAACACTTGGCTGTTCCCGAT GCTATTGATTTTGTTGACAAACTGTTACGATATGATCATCAAGAAAGGCCTACCGCAAAGGAAGCAATG GCTCATCCATATTTCTACCCTATAAGGAATGCAGAAAGCAGCCGGAGTCGTGCTCAGTGA
- the LOC140958915 gene encoding casein kinase II subunit alpha-4, chloroplastic isoform X2, with protein sequence MAQKIGKSIRRPGVPSKARVYPDVNVIRPKEYWDYESLTVQWGEQDDYEVARKVGRGKYSEVFEGVHATNNEKCVIKILKPVKKKKIKREIKILQNLCDFKMLYPTLSDFDIRYYIYELLKALDYCHSQGIMHRDVKPHNVMIDHEQRKLRLIDWGLAEFYHPGKEYNVRVASRYFKGPELLVDLQDYDYSLDLWSLGCMFAGMIFRKEPFFYGHDNYDQLVKIAKVLGTDELNAYLNKYRLELDPNLAALVGRHSRKPWTKFINSDNQHLAVPDAIDFVDKLLRYDHQERPTAKEAMAHPYFYPIRNAESSRSRAQ encoded by the exons ATGGCTCAGAAGATAGGAAAATCTATTCGCCGGCCTGGGGTCCCATCCAAGGCGCGGGTTTACCCCGACGTCAATGTCATCCGCCCTAAGGAGTATTGGGATTACGAGTCCCTCACTGTTCAATGGGG GGAACAGGATGATTATGAGGTGGCGAGAAAGGTGGGGAGAGGGAAATATAGCGAGGTTTTTGAGGGTGTACATGCCACCAACAATGAGAAATGCGTTATCAAGATCCTTAAACCTGTCAAGAAgaaaaag ATCAAGAGGGAGATAAAAATATTACAGAATCTTTGTG ACTTTAAAATGCTGTATCCCACACTTTCAGACTTCGATATTAGATACTACATATACGAACTATTAAAG GCCTTAGATTACTGCCACTCTCAAGGTATCATGCATCGTGATGTCAAGCCTCATAATGTCATGATAGATCATGAGCAGCGCAAACTTCGTCTTATAGATTGGGGACTAGCTGAATTCTATCATCCTGGGAAAGAGTATAATGTTCGTGTAGCTTCAAG GTATTTTAAGGGACCTGAGCTCCTCGTTGATTTGCAAGACTATGACTACTCCTTGGACTTATGGAGCCTTGGCTGTATGTTTGCAGGAATG ATATTTCGCAAGGAACCTTTCTTTTATGGGCACGACAATTATGATCAACTGGTCAAGATTGCGAAG GTGTTGGGGACAGATGAGTTGAATGCATATTTGAATAAGTACCGCTTGGAATTGGACCCGAATCTTGCTGCCCTTGTCGGAAG ACATAGCAGAAAGCCATGGACGAAGTTTATCAACTCTGATAATCAACACTTGGCTGTTCCCGAT GCTATTGATTTTGTTGACAAACTGTTACGATATGATCATCAAGAAAGGCCTACCGCAAAGGAAGCAATG GCTCATCCATATTTCTACCCTATAAGGAATGCAGAAAGCAGCCGGAGTCGTGCTCAGTGA
- the LOC140958915 gene encoding casein kinase II subunit alpha-4, chloroplastic isoform X1, translated as MAQKIGKSIRRPGVPSKARVYPDVNVIRPKEYWDYESLTVQWGEQDDYEVARKVGRGKYSEVFEGVHATNNEKCVIKILKPVKKKKIKREIKILQNLCGGPNIVKLFDIVRDQQSKTPSLIFEYVNNTDFKMLYPTLSDFDIRYYIYELLKALDYCHSQGIMHRDVKPHNVMIDHEQRKLRLIDWGLAEFYHPGKEYNVRVASRYFKGPELLVDLQDYDYSLDLWSLGCMFAGMIFRKEPFFYGHDNYDQLVKIAKVLGTDELNAYLNKYRLELDPNLAALVGRHSRKPWTKFINSDNQHLAVPDAIDFVDKLLRYDHQERPTAKEAMAHPYFYPIRNAESSRSRAQ; from the exons ATGGCTCAGAAGATAGGAAAATCTATTCGCCGGCCTGGGGTCCCATCCAAGGCGCGGGTTTACCCCGACGTCAATGTCATCCGCCCTAAGGAGTATTGGGATTACGAGTCCCTCACTGTTCAATGGGG GGAACAGGATGATTATGAGGTGGCGAGAAAGGTGGGGAGAGGGAAATATAGCGAGGTTTTTGAGGGTGTACATGCCACCAACAATGAGAAATGCGTTATCAAGATCCTTAAACCTGTCAAGAAgaaaaag ATCAAGAGGGAGATAAAAATATTACAGAATCTTTGTGGTGGGCCTAATATTGTAAAGTTGTTTGATATTGTAAGAGACCAGCAATCAAAGACACCAAGTCTTATATTTGAATATGTGAACAATACAGACTTTAAAATGCTGTATCCCACACTTTCAGACTTCGATATTAGATACTACATATACGAACTATTAAAG GCCTTAGATTACTGCCACTCTCAAGGTATCATGCATCGTGATGTCAAGCCTCATAATGTCATGATAGATCATGAGCAGCGCAAACTTCGTCTTATAGATTGGGGACTAGCTGAATTCTATCATCCTGGGAAAGAGTATAATGTTCGTGTAGCTTCAAG GTATTTTAAGGGACCTGAGCTCCTCGTTGATTTGCAAGACTATGACTACTCCTTGGACTTATGGAGCCTTGGCTGTATGTTTGCAGGAATG ATATTTCGCAAGGAACCTTTCTTTTATGGGCACGACAATTATGATCAACTGGTCAAGATTGCGAAG GTGTTGGGGACAGATGAGTTGAATGCATATTTGAATAAGTACCGCTTGGAATTGGACCCGAATCTTGCTGCCCTTGTCGGAAG ACATAGCAGAAAGCCATGGACGAAGTTTATCAACTCTGATAATCAACACTTGGCTGTTCCCGAT GCTATTGATTTTGTTGACAAACTGTTACGATATGATCATCAAGAAAGGCCTACCGCAAAGGAAGCAATG GCTCATCCATATTTCTACCCTATAAGGAATGCAGAAAGCAGCCGGAGTCGTGCTCAGTGA